In one window of Saprospiraceae bacterium DNA:
- a CDS encoding RNA methyltransferase, producing MNIPEKFKLQMEQLLGSECPSFIDALQSEPATSIRLNPFKQENELLLGERVPWCQNAYYLNERPVFIVDPFFHAGHYYVQEASSMFLDYLLNYLNISKDITVLDLCSAPGGKSTLLASYFSDQAFLHCHEFDSQRTAALQHNMLKWGCPNVTITQGDLKYLLRTDISYDLVLIDAPCSGEGMFRKESKALAQWSPEKIQSCQRMQKEIVQIASQLCNENALLIYSTCTYNTLENEEVLQPFIDNGSFETIEISQPFNLWQSNQHNGIFTYRCLPHRIKGEGLTISVLRKKEPNKIKPASKKFKIQDPHAFDYLKPWLIKSKEFIFSEINKNIFAKLPIHTYNSTRCLESLNVWNSGVHLGQIKGDDFIPAHGLSQANDRSPHLQEIQLDKNEALNYLKCLHFPLKLNSDDKWQLVKYRSATLGWLKSNPAGWKNYYPKHYRILNY from the coding sequence ATGAACATTCCGGAAAAATTTAAACTCCAAATGGAACAACTCCTGGGTTCGGAATGTCCTTCATTCATCGATGCCTTACAAAGTGAACCTGCAACGAGTATTCGTTTAAATCCATTCAAACAAGAAAACGAATTGCTACTGGGAGAACGGGTACCCTGGTGTCAAAATGCATATTATCTGAATGAACGGCCGGTTTTTATTGTTGATCCATTTTTCCATGCAGGTCATTATTACGTACAAGAAGCCTCTTCCATGTTCCTCGATTATCTTTTAAATTATTTGAATATATCAAAAGACATCACTGTGTTGGATCTTTGCAGCGCACCCGGAGGTAAATCAACTTTGCTGGCATCTTATTTTTCAGATCAGGCTTTTCTTCACTGTCATGAATTTGACTCTCAAAGAACTGCAGCACTTCAACACAATATGTTAAAATGGGGATGCCCAAATGTGACCATTACTCAAGGTGATTTAAAATATCTTCTGCGGACAGATATTTCGTACGATTTGGTATTAATTGATGCACCTTGCAGTGGAGAAGGAATGTTTCGCAAAGAATCAAAAGCATTGGCACAATGGTCGCCGGAAAAAATCCAAAGTTGCCAAAGAATGCAAAAAGAGATCGTCCAAATTGCCAGCCAGCTTTGCAATGAAAACGCTTTACTGATTTATTCAACCTGCACATACAACACTTTGGAAAACGAAGAGGTTCTTCAGCCTTTCATCGACAACGGCTCATTTGAAACCATTGAAATCAGTCAGCCATTTAATTTATGGCAATCCAATCAGCATAATGGGATTTTTACTTATCGGTGTTTGCCCCACAGAATAAAAGGAGAAGGACTTACCATTTCTGTCCTCAGAAAAAAGGAACCCAACAAAATAAAACCAGCCTCTAAAAAATTTAAAATTCAGGATCCCCATGCTTTTGATTATTTAAAGCCTTGGTTAATAAAAAGTAAAGAGTTTATATTTTCTGAAATCAATAAAAACATCTTTGCTAAACTTCCAATACATACATATAATTCTACCCGGTGTTTAGAAAGTTTAAATGTCTGGAATTCAGGAGTTCACCTGGGACAAATTAAAGGCGATGATTTTATCCCCGCACACGGATTATCACAAGCTAACGATCGTTCGCCACATTTGCAAGAAATTCAGCTGGATAAAAATGAAGCCCTGAACTACCTTAAATGTTTACACTTTCCGCTCAAACTTAATTCTGATGACAAGTGGCAGCTCGTAAAATACCGTTCAGCAACACTGGGTTGGTTAAAATCCAATCCGGCAGGTTGGAAAAATTATTATCCTAAACATTACAGAATTCTCAACTACTAA
- a CDS encoding T9SS type A sorting domain-containing protein, whose amino-acid sequence MIRLCLLNLRGQFQKNCLMLMVALFAVLHIHAANEPKDQAFVSQLVCHDHIQVSLDENCRATVLPQHLLEQFGFNVLYEVIARDWVTNKLVDEDPNTPFLQLGAAQIGTCLRVTIREISTGNSCWGKVCVEDKLPPRVDCPRDLTIECYESSDPSFTGTPGVYEACGGYTLTYKDIVSKGSCQSGYDKIISRHFIAVDESGNRDTCIQTITVALGDLNNLTYPLNYDGLLLPGHTYALSCDAKYDSKKNVSSHILAYPDCVDGYLLDSSIFIGSGQRLPKKLGWNCIDVGPFAGHPSPHPVYYPANGACWDDNVVMWEGTGEPGNAGCSNIATTFRDIRIDISKPGCDAGPVGCYKLLRVWTLLNWCTGEVKDTNQIIKVMDLVPPTVLYPDSLVINTDPWRCEGRWDVAPAWVLDNCSNEVHYSIRVESGTVLGNDVQGYVVVNLPLGIQNAYIVAEDCCGNITERRVVLDVQDNTPPNAVCDRETVVTLTGSQSPGDNTAKVYASTFDDGSFDNCSNHLYFKVIRMDELLGTNNGSLSNNDGFCNGVNGDDDNSAIGNQIYFDDYVKFCCADAGKSIMVVFRVFDRDPGAGPVHPYAMNQNGYLFNRFSDCMVEVEVQDKSIPTVVAPPDIVVSCMFWFDIDAIKDPNNDVFGKVVSDLAWRAKVKTTDLVCSQYCSKNTITGYPGYIPVSPPNPIPAPTTACNYYNSYYNPAHPNNKYELVWGFDGYILSSCNATPEIEVRDLRECGQGRILRDVSVAGPNGQVITATQTIWVVNCDPFYVNRANYCDDQDDIIWPDCERNGTFIEGCGADISPDNPALGRPEIVQGARNQCSLIAVEHFDEVFTIEPDACYKILRKWVVIDWCQYEPNSSATEGRWEFTQIIKVRDLDKPVINNIELGQCEPAEKLNGICHGHLNIIPEVTDNCTPEDWLNYEYKIDLYNDGKGTHSGNDLQVGPLTKKEFAAGRTPLFNDNPYADDNNNPFDASGTYPEGVHKICFYVEDGCGNLGTGCTLFEIKDCKAPTPYCLTGIITVPMPTSGCVDIWAKDLDFNSFDNCTPKNKLKFYFDGDTSKRSIRVCCDDFVAKQKADELTIDVQVWVEDEEGNRDYCSTVVIVQDNQNICPNPPTLNSGNVNGFVKTENGEFTAKAAVELFNANTLVRQSTTNNNGNYLFGDLNLNSNYMIKSKRLDDAANGVTTADIVKIQRHILGMELLTSPYKLIAADVNKTYSITAADISEIRKLILGVTAEFPKVSSWLMIPSDFTFSNPQQPWDFPTEKNFVTLNPSTKIDFVAVKMGDVNNSASASGLLNVTGRNADVLNLHIDDRSLTAGETFKMTFKSSDFNQISGMQMTLKFDQDVLSFESFEAGVLHLDESNFGFQSMESGLIAFSWNDQVAVSAENEEVLFTLTFIVLANSQSSKVISLNNAITAVEAYDHALNTKDIQLTARSGKEQKQTTVFELYQNTPNPFDKQTTISFKLTDAADVQLTIYDVTGKVAYLNQFSAHKGTNSVKIDKTDLPGGGIYYYQLDAADRTATKRMVILD is encoded by the coding sequence AAAGCTCAGATCCTTCGTTTACTGGAACCCCCGGTGTTTATGAAGCTTGCGGTGGCTATACCCTTACTTATAAGGATATCGTATCGAAAGGTTCTTGCCAGTCGGGCTATGATAAAATCATTTCCCGCCATTTCATCGCGGTAGATGAGTCCGGAAACAGGGACACTTGCATTCAAACGATCACGGTTGCTTTAGGGGACCTGAACAATCTGACTTATCCTTTAAATTACGATGGTTTATTGTTGCCGGGTCATACATATGCCTTAAGTTGCGATGCGAAGTATGATTCAAAGAAAAATGTTTCGTCTCATATTCTTGCATATCCAGATTGTGTAGACGGATATTTATTAGACTCATCCATTTTTATTGGTTCAGGACAAAGACTTCCTAAAAAATTAGGCTGGAATTGTATCGACGTCGGACCCTTTGCAGGGCATCCAAGTCCACATCCTGTATATTATCCTGCAAATGGCGCTTGCTGGGATGATAATGTTGTGATGTGGGAAGGTACCGGGGAGCCTGGTAATGCAGGTTGTTCCAATATTGCTACAACTTTCCGCGATATACGAATTGATATTTCAAAACCAGGTTGCGATGCAGGTCCTGTTGGATGTTACAAATTGCTTCGCGTTTGGACATTATTGAACTGGTGTACCGGTGAAGTAAAAGACACCAACCAGATCATAAAAGTTATGGACCTCGTTCCACCTACTGTTCTTTACCCTGACAGCCTTGTTATCAATACAGACCCATGGCGATGTGAAGGTCGCTGGGACGTTGCTCCAGCATGGGTTCTCGATAATTGCTCCAATGAAGTACATTATTCCATCAGAGTGGAAAGTGGTACAGTTCTGGGCAATGATGTTCAAGGTTATGTCGTGGTAAATCTTCCTCTTGGTATCCAAAACGCTTACATTGTTGCAGAGGACTGCTGCGGTAACATTACCGAGAGAAGAGTCGTCCTCGATGTACAAGATAACACTCCTCCAAATGCTGTTTGTGACAGAGAAACTGTAGTTACATTAACTGGTTCTCAAAGTCCTGGAGATAATACAGCAAAAGTTTATGCCAGCACATTCGATGATGGTTCATTTGACAATTGTTCAAATCATCTCTATTTTAAGGTGATCCGCATGGACGAGTTGTTGGGTACTAACAATGGTAGCCTAAGTAACAATGATGGATTTTGCAATGGTGTCAATGGCGATGATGACAACTCAGCTATTGGTAATCAGATTTACTTCGATGATTATGTAAAATTCTGTTGTGCTGATGCCGGGAAATCAATTATGGTAGTTTTCCGTGTATTTGATCGCGATCCTGGTGCAGGTCCGGTTCATCCATATGCGATGAATCAAAACGGTTACTTGTTCAATCGATTTAGCGATTGTATGGTAGAAGTAGAAGTGCAAGATAAAAGCATACCTACTGTTGTAGCACCACCAGACATCGTTGTCAGCTGTATGTTTTGGTTTGATATCGATGCCATAAAAGATCCCAATAACGATGTTTTTGGAAAAGTAGTTAGTGATCTGGCTTGGAGAGCTAAGGTTAAGACCACAGATTTGGTATGTAGCCAATATTGTTCGAAGAACACAATTACTGGATATCCTGGATATATTCCAGTCTCTCCTCCAAATCCAATTCCTGCTCCAACCACAGCATGTAATTATTACAACAGCTACTATAATCCGGCGCATCCCAATAATAAATATGAGCTGGTATGGGGATTTGATGGATATATTTTGTCCTCATGTAATGCAACTCCCGAAATTGAAGTGCGCGATCTTAGAGAATGCGGACAAGGAAGAATTTTACGCGATGTTTCTGTTGCCGGACCGAATGGTCAGGTGATTACCGCTACGCAGACCATTTGGGTCGTGAATTGTGATCCATTTTATGTCAATAGAGCTAACTACTGCGATGATCAGGATGATATCATTTGGCCTGATTGTGAAAGAAATGGTACTTTTATTGAAGGCTGTGGAGCAGACATTAGCCCAGATAATCCTGCGCTGGGAAGACCGGAGATCGTTCAAGGAGCGAGAAATCAGTGTAGTCTGATTGCTGTTGAACATTTTGATGAAGTATTTACCATTGAACCGGATGCTTGCTACAAAATTCTCAGAAAATGGGTGGTTATTGATTGGTGTCAGTACGAGCCTAACAGCTCAGCCACAGAAGGAAGATGGGAGTTTACTCAAATCATAAAAGTTCGCGACTTGGATAAACCAGTGATTAATAATATCGAGTTGGGTCAATGTGAGCCAGCAGAGAAATTAAATGGAATCTGTCACGGTCATTTGAACATAATTCCTGAGGTAACTGACAACTGTACACCAGAGGATTGGCTGAACTACGAGTATAAAATTGACTTGTATAACGATGGTAAAGGCACACATTCTGGTAATGACCTTCAAGTGGGTCCTTTGACCAAAAAGGAATTTGCTGCAGGACGTACACCGTTGTTTAACGACAATCCTTATGCTGATGATAATAACAATCCTTTTGATGCAAGTGGAACTTATCCTGAAGGTGTACACAAAATTTGCTTCTATGTAGAAGATGGATGTGGAAACTTAGGTACGGGCTGTACTTTATTTGAAATTAAAGACTGCAAAGCACCTACACCTTATTGCTTAACAGGTATCATTACGGTTCCGATGCCAACATCCGGATGTGTTGACATCTGGGCCAAGGATCTGGATTTTAATAGTTTTGATAACTGTACTCCTAAAAATAAATTAAAATTCTATTTCGATGGAGACACCAGCAAGAGAAGCATTCGCGTATGCTGTGATGATTTCGTTGCTAAGCAAAAGGCGGATGAACTCACTATTGATGTTCAGGTTTGGGTAGAAGACGAAGAAGGAAACAGGGACTACTGTTCTACAGTAGTGATTGTTCAGGACAATCAGAATATCTGTCCGAATCCTCCTACACTCAACTCCGGAAACGTCAATGGCTTTGTAAAGACCGAAAACGGAGAGTTCACAGCAAAAGCGGCAGTTGAGTTGTTTAATGCCAATACATTGGTTAGACAATCTACTACGAACAACAATGGCAACTACCTGTTTGGAGATCTGAATTTGAATTCAAATTACATGATCAAATCTAAAAGGCTTGATGATGCTGCAAATGGTGTAACCACAGCAGACATCGTTAAAATTCAACGCCATATTCTTGGTATGGAGTTGTTGACCAGTCCATATAAGCTAATTGCTGCAGATGTAAACAAAACATATTCTATTACGGCTGCCGATATTTCTGAAATCCGCAAATTGATCCTTGGTGTTACTGCAGAATTTCCGAAGGTGAGTTCGTGGTTGATGATACCATCCGACTTCACATTTAGTAATCCTCAGCAGCCCTGGGATTTCCCAACGGAGAAGAATTTCGTGACCTTGAACCCATCTACAAAAATTGATTTTGTAGCTGTTAAAATGGGAGACGTCAATAATTCTGCTTCTGCGAGTGGTTTATTGAATGTTACCGGACGTAATGCAGATGTACTGAATTTGCATATCGATGACAGATCTTTAACTGCAGGTGAAACTTTCAAGATGACATTTAAGTCTTCTGATTTTAACCAGATCAGTGGAATGCAAATGACCCTGAAATTTGATCAGGATGTGCTATCCTTTGAAAGTTTTGAAGCAGGTGTTCTGCACCTTGATGAATCAAATTTCGGTTTCCAGAGCATGGAAAGTGGATTGATTGCCTTCAGCTGGAATGATCAGGTAGCAGTATCTGCTGAGAATGAAGAGGTATTGTTCACTTTAACTTTCATTGTTTTGGCAAATAGCCAATCATCAAAAGTAATCAGCCTGAACAATGCGATTACAGCAGTTGAAGCTTACGATCATGCATTGAATACGAAGGATATTCAATTGACAGCACGTTCCGGTAAAGAGCAAAAACAAACAACTGTTTTCGAGCTTTATCAGAATACACCTAACCCGTTTGATAAGCAAACAACAATTAGCTTCAAACTGACAGATGCCGCTGATGTTCAATTGACCATCTACGACGTCACTGGTAAGGTGGCATACTTGAATCAATTCAGTGCTCATAAAGGCACGAATTCTGTTAAAATCGATAAAACTGATTTGCCAGGTGGCGGTATTTACTACTACCAGTTGGATGCTGCAGACCGAACTGCAACCAAACGCATGGTTATACTCGACTAA
- a CDS encoding M28 family peptidase, producing the protein MTNKLLFIFNILLPFVISGQNILPEIIQKNVQFQGNVININFDATDADDLMLEIQIKIFSLDPASLHEEIIPIQVSGDIGYPVLQGVQKSIQVTIDPMLSHTKLRLLLKASDKAILDIQNLVDQVDSAQLIQSLNILQGRRNTTDRPFYDASRDYIFERLNSKTKAQRLTAQQPPLTIVNIEASQYGFQDPSKVIIVDAHYDSFGSSPGADDNASGIAGVLEAHRILSDYCSNKTIRYLAFDLEEAGLLGSLLYAANQLSKRETVQAVLNFEMIGFYTEEPNTQDLPTGFNILFPDAYNKVIQDQRKGNFITNVANTSSSTLKTIFDQNAAAYVPALRVISLEVPGNGSIAPDLRRSDHASFWDRGIPALMLTDGANFRNKKYHSASDSIHYLNFNFMSNVVKATLASLLQLGEFEHARCLEIPIQLSTSTHEKNNLKSTVSLINHSIHLVLNKPTFDATVTILNLFGQVIYKFKALDIQNQCTLPSPDLPEGSYFIWIQSGTEYSVSKLVAYD; encoded by the coding sequence ATGACAAACAAATTATTGTTCATTTTCAACATTTTGCTTCCATTTGTCATTTCCGGACAAAATATCCTTCCGGAAATCATCCAGAAAAATGTGCAGTTCCAGGGAAATGTGATCAACATCAATTTCGATGCCACCGATGCTGACGACCTTATGCTCGAAATTCAGATTAAGATCTTCAGTCTTGACCCTGCAAGCTTGCATGAAGAAATAATTCCAATCCAGGTTTCAGGAGATATCGGATATCCTGTGCTGCAGGGAGTGCAGAAGTCGATACAAGTCACTATCGACCCCATGCTCAGTCATACCAAGCTGCGCCTATTACTCAAAGCAAGTGATAAAGCAATTTTGGATATACAAAATTTGGTTGATCAGGTAGACTCTGCACAGCTCATCCAATCATTAAATATTCTTCAAGGTCGGAGGAATACAACAGACCGCCCGTTCTACGATGCGTCCAGAGACTATATATTTGAGCGTCTGAACTCAAAAACAAAAGCGCAAAGGCTGACAGCACAACAGCCTCCGCTGACTATTGTGAATATTGAAGCTTCCCAATACGGCTTTCAAGACCCCTCTAAAGTTATTATTGTCGACGCCCATTACGACAGCTTTGGATCATCTCCTGGTGCGGATGACAACGCCTCAGGCATTGCCGGTGTGCTTGAGGCCCACAGGATTCTTAGCGACTATTGCTCCAATAAAACAATCAGATATCTCGCATTTGATTTGGAAGAAGCGGGTTTATTGGGAAGTCTGCTTTACGCAGCGAATCAATTGTCTAAACGCGAAACGGTTCAAGCTGTACTCAATTTTGAAATGATCGGATTTTATACTGAAGAACCCAATACTCAGGATTTACCAACCGGCTTCAATATACTTTTCCCCGATGCCTACAATAAGGTCATCCAGGATCAGAGGAAAGGAAATTTCATCACCAATGTAGCCAACACGAGTTCATCCACATTAAAAACTATTTTTGATCAGAATGCAGCAGCATATGTACCGGCATTACGGGTAATCTCTCTGGAAGTTCCTGGCAACGGCAGCATCGCACCGGATCTCAGACGTAGCGATCACGCGAGTTTTTGGGATCGGGGCATTCCTGCTTTGATGCTGACAGACGGAGCCAATTTCAGAAATAAAAAATATCACAGTGCTTCAGACTCTATACATTACTTGAATTTTAATTTCATGTCGAATGTGGTTAAGGCAACATTGGCAAGCTTGCTCCAACTTGGAGAATTTGAACATGCACGATGCCTGGAGATTCCCATTCAACTTTCTACAAGTACCCATGAAAAAAACAATCTTAAATCTACTGTAAGTTTAATAAATCATTCTATTCACCTGGTACTTAATAAACCTACATTTGATGCCACGGTCACGATTTTAAATCTGTTTGGCCAGGTAATTTACAAATTCAAAGCTTTGGATATCCAAAATCAATGCACCCTCCCTTCTCCGGATTTACCAGAAGGCAGCTACTTCATTTGGATACAAAGCGGAACAGAATATTCTGTATCAAAACTAGTAGCATATGACTAA
- the folK gene encoding 2-amino-4-hydroxy-6-hydroxymethyldihydropteridine diphosphokinase, whose product MTNQVVLGFGSNLGDRSDNIIKAMNLLADSKINVLQVSSFYETEPWGNHNQNLFINAAAVADTELNPFEVLTAIHVIELEFGRTRQTKYEARTLDIDILFYNHDVMENEQLTIPHPQIHKRNFVLKPLSEIIPEYIHPRFKLSIDKLCRLCNDNCTVIKLNKHETFS is encoded by the coding sequence ATGACTAATCAGGTTGTTTTAGGATTCGGTTCTAATCTTGGAGACAGGTCAGATAATATTATTAAAGCCATGAATTTATTGGCTGATTCCAAAATAAATGTATTACAAGTTTCTTCTTTCTACGAAACAGAGCCCTGGGGAAACCACAATCAAAATCTATTTATAAACGCTGCAGCGGTTGCCGATACAGAATTAAATCCTTTCGAAGTTTTGACCGCCATCCATGTGATAGAACTTGAATTTGGAAGAACGCGCCAGACCAAGTACGAAGCAAGAACTCTCGACATCGATATCCTTTTTTATAATCACGACGTCATGGAAAATGAACAGCTTACTATACCCCACCCGCAAATTCATAAAAGAAATTTTGTATTGAAACCCTTATCAGAGATCATACCTGAATACATCCATCCCAGATTCAAGTTATCGATAGACAAACTATGCCGGTTGTGTAACGACAATTGCACAGTTATAAAATTAAACAAACATGAAACATTTTCCTAA
- the sppA gene encoding signal peptide peptidase SppA, whose product MKSFFSNVFSSCFGALLAMVAIVLIFMAIGAGIMAGEKAGPEIKDPTVLKFSLQDPIPEQSNNIPINPFEFNTEPLIGLHDLVKTIHKAAKDPKIKGIYLNLNSSANAYATLKEIRDALISFKESGKFIVSYHLLLDHKSYYLASVSDEIHLHPIGFVDLKGFSYSIPHFKEFADKIGMDFNIYYAGDFKSATEPFRMNKMSDSNRVQLREYQNEIFNYYIHEVAASRNLTTDELKNNFDQFLSYAPEKAKSNKLVDQLSNEADVYNSIRTRLKIEESAKINIVAIEKYYASKKESDEDYSSSNRIAVLYAEGDIIDDPGTEGQIGRKYLNILREIRKTNSIKALVLRVNSPGGSAIMSDDFLKEVKLIKQAGKPVVVSMGDYAASGGYYISSFADSIVTNPYTLTGSIGVFSLVPNFSKLSGDKIGIDFDTVGTGAYANTFQLTFPWGSMEKKILEENIENVYQRFLNIVSEGRSISPEETRKLAKGRIWSGTRAVQLNLANQTGSLQDAIKIAGRMASLEKYRISEFPTQKDPIQKFIDELQGKNETNSSNQELLIKTQLGKLGPVYTELKKLEEYSGKAQMRLPFLISL is encoded by the coding sequence ATGAAATCATTCTTCTCCAATGTATTTTCCTCTTGCTTTGGCGCTCTGTTGGCCATGGTTGCAATTGTACTGATATTTATGGCTATCGGTGCAGGAATTATGGCCGGTGAAAAAGCCGGTCCGGAAATCAAAGATCCTACGGTGTTAAAATTCAGCCTTCAGGACCCCATACCTGAACAAAGTAATAACATTCCGATCAATCCTTTCGAATTTAATACAGAACCCCTGATCGGTTTGCACGATCTGGTTAAAACGATTCATAAAGCCGCCAAGGATCCAAAGATTAAAGGAATCTATCTGAACTTAAATTCATCAGCAAATGCCTATGCGACTCTTAAAGAGATACGCGATGCGCTGATATCTTTTAAAGAAAGTGGAAAATTCATCGTCAGCTATCATTTACTATTGGACCACAAAAGTTATTACCTGGCATCGGTGTCTGATGAAATTCATTTACATCCAATCGGATTCGTAGACTTAAAAGGTTTTAGTTATTCTATTCCGCATTTTAAGGAGTTTGCAGATAAGATCGGCATGGATTTCAATATCTACTACGCTGGAGATTTCAAAAGTGCAACGGAACCATTCAGGATGAATAAGATGAGCGACAGCAACAGAGTACAACTTCGGGAATATCAAAATGAAATTTTTAATTACTACATTCATGAAGTGGCAGCGTCGAGAAATCTGACAACTGATGAACTCAAAAATAATTTTGATCAATTTCTGAGTTATGCCCCTGAGAAAGCAAAAAGCAACAAACTCGTCGATCAATTGTCAAATGAAGCCGATGTTTATAATTCGATCCGCACCCGATTGAAAATTGAAGAATCAGCGAAGATCAATATAGTTGCAATAGAAAAATATTACGCTTCAAAAAAAGAGAGCGACGAAGATTACTCAAGCTCCAACAGAATTGCAGTTCTGTATGCTGAAGGCGATATTATCGATGATCCCGGAACGGAAGGTCAAATTGGAAGAAAATACCTGAATATTTTACGCGAAATTCGAAAAACCAACAGCATTAAAGCGCTGGTTTTGAGAGTTAATTCTCCTGGCGGATCAGCCATCATGAGCGATGACTTTTTAAAGGAAGTAAAACTTATCAAACAAGCCGGCAAACCGGTCGTCGTTTCTATGGGAGATTATGCAGCATCCGGTGGTTATTACATTTCGAGCTTTGCAGATTCCATTGTAACCAATCCATATACCCTGACCGGCTCTATTGGAGTGTTTTCTCTGGTTCCTAACTTCAGCAAATTATCCGGCGACAAAATAGGGATCGATTTTGATACCGTTGGTACCGGAGCCTATGCCAATACATTTCAACTCACATTTCCCTGGGGTTCGATGGAGAAAAAGATACTCGAAGAAAATATAGAAAATGTTTACCAGCGTTTTTTAAATATAGTTTCAGAAGGCCGGAGTATTAGCCCGGAAGAAACACGCAAACTGGCGAAAGGACGGATTTGGAGTGGAACCAGGGCAGTCCAGTTAAATCTTGCCAATCAAACCGGTTCCTTGCAAGATGCCATCAAGATCGCAGGAAGGATGGCAAGCCTCGAAAAATACAGGATTAGTGAATTCCCAACACAAAAAGATCCCATTCAAAAATTCATCGATGAACTCCAGGGTAAAAATGAAACGAATTCCTCCAATCAGGAATTGCTTATCAAAACTCAATTGGGAAAATTAGGGCCGGTCTATACCGAACTAAAAAAGCTTGAAGAGTATTCCGGCAAAGCACAAATGAGATTGCCTTTCCTGATTTCTCTCTAG
- a CDS encoding deoxynucleoside kinase — MKHFPNKYICIEGNIGAGKTSFCQMTGLDFNCKIVLEEFAQNPFLEYFYKDPVRYALTVELFFLTERQKQIQLEVSHTDLFYAFTISDYTILKSLLFARSNLNAEEYKLYFKIYTALTHSLPKPDLILYLHRDIPQVQSNIDKRGRLFETHISNEYLSKIQESYFYFFKNQNQIPVVVVDLQDQDFIKDNHIYTELKNILLKSYSPGLHHIKILNL, encoded by the coding sequence ATGAAACATTTTCCTAATAAATACATTTGTATCGAGGGTAATATAGGGGCGGGAAAAACCAGTTTTTGTCAAATGACAGGGCTTGATTTTAATTGTAAAATCGTATTGGAAGAATTTGCACAAAACCCCTTTCTTGAATACTTCTACAAAGATCCAGTCAGGTATGCGCTTACTGTCGAACTTTTCTTTTTAACAGAGCGCCAAAAACAAATACAGCTGGAAGTTTCCCATACGGATTTATTTTACGCATTCACTATTTCTGATTACACCATATTGAAAAGTTTGCTTTTTGCAAGATCTAATCTCAATGCAGAAGAATACAAACTTTACTTTAAAATATACACAGCGCTTACACACAGCCTTCCAAAACCCGATCTTATTTTATATCTTCACAGAGACATACCTCAGGTTCAAAGCAATATCGACAAACGAGGTAGGTTGTTTGAAACCCACATCAGCAACGAATATCTTTCTAAAATTCAGGAAAGCTATTTTTACTTTTTCAAAAATCAAAATCAAATTCCCGTAGTCGTCGTCGATTTACAGGACCAGGATTTTATTAAGGATAATCACATTTACACAGAATTAAAAAACATTCTTTTAAAATCGTATTCCCCAGGTTTGCATCACATTAAAATTCTAAATCTATAA